From Rhodamnia argentea isolate NSW1041297 chromosome 10, ASM2092103v1, whole genome shotgun sequence, a single genomic window includes:
- the LOC115739869 gene encoding RING-H2 finger protein ATL33-like encodes MANPPTFLFIPPPLPPFPPDSPSDDLSPLGLVLGFITFITIPVLIYTIVFGVKCPPLPLRRSRQSSGTYSVEISSVDGEGGAVAPPEVNHEKESGRAADVVGGECPVCLSALSEGGEEIKRLSVCTHAFHSTCIDMWLESHSNCPVCRATIAVKKPNNPAPPPPPPTAAREVFRHQGRQHAADLV; translated from the coding sequence ATGGCCAACCCACCAACCTTTCTCTTCATCCCTCCGCCGCTCCCTCCCTTCCCCCCGGACTCTCCCTCCGACGATCTCTCTCCTCTCGGGCTTGTCCTCGGTTTCATCACCTTCATCACCATCCCCGTCCTCATCTACACCATCGTATTCGGGGTCAAATGTCCCCCCCTGCCTCTCCGCCGCAGCCGCCAGAGCTCCGGCACCTACTCCGTCGAAATCTCCTCAGTGGATGGCGAAGGCGGCGCCGTGGCTCCTCCGGAAGTCAACCACGAGAAGGAGAGCGGCCGCGCAGCAGACGTTGTTGGCGGCGAGTGCCCGGTGTGCCTTTCGGCGTTGTCCGAAGGCGGAGAGGAGATCAAGCGGCTGAGCGTGTGCACGCACGCGTTCCACAGCACGTGCATCGACATGTGGCTGGAGTCTCACTCTAACTGCCCCGTCTGCCGCGCGACGATCGCAGTGAAGAAACCAAACAATccggcgccgccgccgccaccacctaCAGCTGCCAGAGAAGTTTTTCGCCATCAGGGCCGTCAACATGCCGCTGATTTGGTCTGA